In Camelina sativa cultivar DH55 chromosome 16, Cs, whole genome shotgun sequence, a single window of DNA contains:
- the LOC104752726 gene encoding uncharacterized protein LOC104752726, producing the protein MEVRGSMIWVFLMCFIFAHIIVSHNNDFVEAKSFPKFEDLEMQKRLKIINKPAVKIIKTIDGERYGCVDFFKQPAFDHPSMKNHTYHYKMRPIWKGMRERETNSTGFGYLWENGVGCPIGTVPIRRVTKDDLLRTDSFGDSHKPRGSWNTTTNDPNNVVHSNKHHYVVLRTKDSKKRFNGATMDLCITAPKVRPTQYSASRVHMQIGRDFIQVGLTVNPVLYKDNQPRTFVYTNSGGKSCYNSNCNVGFILVRQDFPLGSPVLPVSIRGDRISRSATFGLIKDQKNGNWWFEFSGTAEEVGFWPSSRFHQSFGNSIEWGGEVYSASLPSPEMGYGLFPSDNDISNSAYMKRITVLDGLYNVDRNVMNYLEDFSDDERGYQGFGIYNSEDANIGRILYYGGPGNI; encoded by the exons atggaagtgaGAGGCTCAATGATATGGGTATTCTTAATGTGTTTCATCTTTGCTCATATAATTGTAAGTCACAACAATGATTTCGTCGAAGCCAAGAGCTTTCctaaatttgaagatttagAAATGCAGAAGAGACTAAAGATTATCAACAAACCCGCTGTCAAGAtcatcaag ACTATAGATGGAGAAAGATACGGATGTGTGGATTTCTTCAAGCAACCAGCATTTGATCATCCTTCTATGAAAAATCACACATATCATTACAAG ATGCGTCCAATATGGAAAggaatgagagaaagagagacaaacaGTACTGGATTTGGTTACTTATGGGAGAATGGTGTGGGTTGTCCCATTGGTACAGTCCCTATACGAAGAGTCACCAAAGACGATCTTTTGAGAACAGACTCATTTGGCGATAGTCACAAACCTCGTGGCTCTTGGAACACTACCACTAATGATCCTAATAATGTTGTTCATTCCAACAAACATCAC TATGTGGTGCTTCGGACGAAAGACTCAAAGAAAAGGTTCAATGGAGCAACAATGGACCTTTGTATAACCGCTCCTAAGGTTAGGCCTACCCAATACAGTGCTTCTCGAGTTCACATGCAGATTGGAAGGGATTTTATCCAAGTCGGTTTGACT GTAAATCCAGTATTGTACAAGGACAACCAACCTCGGACTTTCGTCTATACAAAT TCAGGTGGAAAATCATGTTACAATAGCAACTGCAACGTTGGATTTATACTCGTTCGTCAAGATTTTCCGCTTGGTTCACCAGTGTTGCCAGTGTCTATTCGTGGTGATCGGATAAGTCGCTCTGCAACCTTTGGTCTAATCAAG gaccaaaaaaatggaaattggTGGTTTGAATTTAGTGGCACGGCAGAGGAAGTTGGCTTTTGGCCGTCTAGTAGGTTTCATCAAAGCTTTGGAAATTCAATCGAGTGGGGTGGAGAAGTATACAGCGCATCACTGCCGAGTCCTGAAATGGGATATGGACTGTTTCCTTCTGATAATGATATAAGTAACAGTGCATATATGAAACGTATAACCGTACTCGACGGTTTATATAACGTTGACCGCAACGTGATGAACTATCTCGAAGATTTCTCTGACGATGAACGTGGCTATCAAGGCTTTGGCATATACAATTCTGAAGATGCTAATATCGGTCGTATACTCTATTATGGTGGTCCAGGAAATATTTGA